CAAAAGCAGTGCATTCTGGTTAGAAAATTTGTCAGACTTTGATCGGCACAGCATCCGCCTTACGATCACATGtgccatcaaagtaccgcgagagcatTACGTTGCTCAAAATCAGCTGTGAAGACCTTGATGACGACACACTTTATTCTCATTGGTCAGATTCTGTGATGACAAGGACAAcgtgtgttgtgtgtttttttcttggACAAGTTCCTGTATTTAACCAAACTTGATATTGAATATCTGATATTCAAAACATGGGAATTTCAATCGTATCCACTTCTTTGGCAACAGTCAACACAAAAATTGCATGGTCTGCCATGAATGACGTTGGTTCAGCACACTACGGAAAGCACCAAGTGTCCGACCTGACAGCCATCTCTGTACACTCTTAGAAGGAATGTGTAGTAAAATTACACAACTTATGTGTAACACTCtaatttacacattttgtgtCAATATTAACTAAAAATGTGTAGAAAAAATGAACCTCTTTTACACATATCTATGTGTAGtttaaaaatgaacacaacttgGGAATTTACCCACAGCATTTAACACAATCATTAACTCCTGAGTAACCAAAGAAAACTAACAAAGGTAAGGAGAATGCTACACTGAAAGCATATACAAGAaaccaaaacacatgaacaaaaacacaatgaaacttaACATAACTTTGACAATACACCCCTCCCACCCCCCTCCCGCAAGGTGCGTCCTCGGACCGTAAATGATGGAGGGGGCTTTGGAGCAGCACAAAGAAGAGCAGGCAAAGGACAAGAAACAGTAAGAAAAGGCTGAGGGCACCAACATGGCAGGGCTGATGCAGAGAGGAGCCAAGGCGGAGTCCTGATGGGTCTCCTGTATAGAGCCTTGGGGCCAATCAACAGAGGTGGAGCTGGGCGAGGTGGAGATCACAGTGAGGCCTCAGAGACCCAGCCTGGGGCAACATTGCAGGCCCGGAAGTCCAAGCCGATGCCAAAGACGAGGGCCTGGCAGAGGGGGGTGAAACTGGAGGGGGTgaggaccaaggtggagccggagGAAAGGAGGAGCCCAGTGGAGCTGAAGGGGTGGAGGGCTGAGGCGCAGCCGGAAGGTTGACGAGAGACCAAAGTAGAGCCAGAGGGATGAGGGAGCTCGGTTGATCCTTAGTGATGGCAGACCACGGCAGAGCTGAGGGAGCACAGAGCCAGGGTGGAGCCAAAGGACTAACTGACCGAGGTGGAGACATGGGCCTGGAGGACCGAGGTGCAGCCAGGAGATCCGCCTCACAAAGCCAAGCTGGTGGTGAAGTGgcctaaaatgttttaacattatCTCTTGCTAAAACAACACTCATATCCCTCTCAGAATTTTGTAGAGACATGGGGTGAGGTTTTTTGACTCGAGGCAGTGTAGGGGGCAGTGTAGTTGCACACaacaagcaccactcacattttcttcagaaaatgtacataTCTAGTATTATTCTTACTCTTCATTTGGATAATCAACATTCTAACAATGTAATAAAAGATGATTTTCaaacattaatacatttcttaaaaaCTGAAAGATTAGTTCAGGATGAATTAATTGCATTGCGTAGTTAACAGATTTGTTATATTTAAGTTTTCATAGCCTGGTTATAGTCTAACTGTTGCCTCGAATGCCTTCTGCCTTTCAGTACTTGGTGTGATAATATATGACTGCTAAAAAAGGTGAAAATAAAACTGCTGAGGAAACAATGATTGCTATAAGTGGCCTGACAGCACCAGGGgcctcattttaaaatgttgcacCGAAAATATCCAGAGAAACAAACTTACACACAAAAACttccagatgtgaaatctataaatcacaaATGATCTTGATATTGTGCATAGCTGAAACGTTTCAGGTTTCCACCTTGTAAATGGCACCTAATTATTTCTATTAACATATAAAAGAGCACCAGGCAATGTCCAAATCTTTTACTTGAGAACGGTGAGCGGCAAGAATTGCTTAGATTTACAAATACAGTACCTGCAGTACTCTGACTCTCGTTTTATAAATGATGCCCAAGGACACCACCTGAAATACAAAGCCAGAAAAGTCAGAGACAGTCAAACATCCGTGTGTTATACACTCTGTTTGGATTATAGACTttcacaaataaacataaaGGTTTGGACCATTTCTGTGTGAACCAGTGTTGTCATGCAATAACAGGATGTGTGGTTAATTGCACTGTGGATACAGTGCAAACGTTTCTCATGTTCACTGTGTTGCACACTTACAACAAGATGCTAATAGCGAGATTTGATCACAGACATGGCCAGACATCTCATTTGTGCATCTCATGGTGCATTTTTCACCTTTATGAGTGAATATGAACGTGATTTTGAGGTATTATTTTGAGTGGTTTACAGTGTTCCTGTCCATTTCATTTGCTAATATGTGATTGACTAATTAATCGAGTCATTTGTTCAATGAGGCGCTTACAATGGTAGTGAACAGGGCCAAtccataaatgttaaaatactcaATGTTACAGTATAGTCACAAGATTGATGATTTTagagtagaaaaaacaccaatCTTTTCTGTGTATATTTTATCTAATTTTACAGCTTCGCCAATGTCATAATCCctaaaatgacagtaaaaatcatttaaatagcTTTACGAACTGAATGATAAAGAAGTTTTAATATGAAAATCAATGTAAGTGCTTTTATGAAATTATAaacttcacatttctgcttttaaatcctccaaaaattggccccattcacttccatagtAAGTGCCTCACTGTCGCCTCcatgtttgtaatttttaaaatcaatgaGAGGGAAAGTTGAGATTCATTTTTGTGGTGATCAGTATTGTACAAATGCACATATACTGTCAATTGAGTTGAACttggaatattcctttaagacGTGGAAATGTTGTATTTTCTTACATTTATGGCTGTAACTATATGCATATAATTGCATGTTGTGCTCAATGAAAAGTATCAATACTCAAAACCCTGATAAGCATTGCAGTTTGATGATGAGACTCAAGACagacataaaatattacatatgctCATACAAGAGATGCAGGTTTGATTGTGGGCTGTGATTCTATTTCCTCTCTTTGTCCCAAATAATTCTCTGTCTTTATACATTCAAAGTAacaaaagcaaaggaaaaattatgaaagtgctgaggaagagcACATTTTACTGACatgtgtatgtttttgtattttatttcagtctgcaagagagaaaacacactaatgttttttttttttttcttcacatttgTTGTGGCTTTTTTCCCCTGAGAGCTTGTTGCTGAGAAAAGCAGTTTTCTTTCCTGTTTAAAGGTGCTGCACAGCCACCTTCAAATGTCAGTGCAGAATGATGCACGCCACGTCGCAACAGAAAAGACAAGCCAAAACAAGAGTAAGTcattaactatatatatatatatatatataaaaaaaactttaaatacatTCTGACTAAACTAATAACACAAACAGTTTTCACATTTGTATTTAAGACAGAGTAATCATTTACAATGCAGactaaaaaatgcaaaaatatacataattccAAAGGGCTCACAAACTTTTTCTTGCATCTGTATGTcagataaatgtttattaatttattataaagcaGGTACTTTTGCAAAAATATGTATACTTTGCAAATAGCTACTTTTTGGAGCTTATATTTGTGCCCAGAACTGTATGATTCGATTACTGATAAAATTATATTCTTCTTCATTTAAGGAAATTTTTCCACCATTTAAAGATCTCATGAACCGGACTCCAGATATTTCCACAGACCATAAGAGAGAGGAGCAGTCAAAAGCATCATCAAACCCCCCTCAGAagatgacactgtttttcaGGAAAATACATGACTTTCTACAACAAACTGCTGTTTTCAGCTCTTTCCCACTGAGTCTTTCTTTAATTGGATTTGAGGAGTTGATGGAAATACATGTTTTTGCATGCCCTTGTAGACATGATCTGAATGCATGGCTAACAGCATCCATCTTTATTGGGcctactttttttatttttgctttaatgtATGTTCTTCTTAGACCTTTTAGACATGATTGGTTTAATTGTTCTCAAGGAGTGAAAGATGATACTCGGCAGAACTGGCCTAAAGCTCTTGCACATTGTATGGTGCCATCTTTAATGTGGTTCATCATCTTGTTACTTGATGGTGATTATATTGCCTGTGCCATGACAGACTGGAAGGGAGTTTATGTGTTTGATGTTGAGCTCAACAGGTCTTGGTGTAAACCTACTAAAGGGATGCAAAGTGAGACAGAGCTTCAAGATTTGATTCGCATGTATATTCATCAATCACGGGTAAATATCATATACTGAGCTTTTCCTGTTATCTTAATGccataatgtaatataaattactttttctcTCTTGCTCCCATTCTGTgcttataaataatttaaagggataattcacataaaaatgaaaattcataatttataaatcttcatgtcttttcaaacctgcatgactttcattcttctgtgaaacacaaaagaatatattttgaataatgttgggaaccattgacttccatttaactgagaaaaaaagcaaacttttcgcaaaatattttatgttacataaaagaaagaaggtcATACagttttagaacaacatgaagaTTGAGTAtatgatgacagcattttcatttttaaatgtaaactgTTTAAGGCAGATGATAGCTACACTGTGTAGCAGGTACTATTTACACCTGCAAATAGATTCTCCAAACATTTAAAGTAACAACAAACCTTAACTATCATAAACTGATCTACCTAataatatctttttttcttttttttttctttatgtatTGATTCTTTCAGGTTTCAGGTTATTTTATAAGCTTTTTC
The DNA window shown above is from Ctenopharyngodon idella isolate HZGC_01 chromosome 10, HZGC01, whole genome shotgun sequence and carries:
- the si:dkeyp-122a9.1 gene encoding uncharacterized protein si:dkeyp-122a9.1; this encodes MMHATSQQKRQAKTREIFPPFKDLMNRTPDISTDHKREEQSKASSNPPQKMTLFFRKIHDFLQQTAVFSSFPLSLSLIGFEELMEIHVFACPCRHDLNAWLTASIFIGPTFFIFALMYVLLRPFRHDWFNCSQGVKDDTRQNWPKALAHCMVPSLMWFIILLLDGDYIACAMTDWKGVYVFDVELNRSWCKPTKGMQSETELQDLIRMYIHQSRVSGYFISFFFSVFTIILVIIFDCHISGKCDCCQNRLSSCCRRTAQTQSEEQGPTAMGLEQQVPGSSGTTGQQESRSSATAGQKQQASGSSATVGWQLDSSATAGQGQQGSGSSTTMGSSSMMQELQKLLPLPHQGEHNDNYQMSHL